A section of the Pseudorasbora parva isolate DD20220531a chromosome 2, ASM2467924v1, whole genome shotgun sequence genome encodes:
- the LOC137043694 gene encoding cytochrome P450 3A40-like: MIDFPPLSVTWTLVVLVITLLFIYGVWPHGFFKKLGIPGPRPWPFVGTFLSYTKGLCNFDMECAKKYGKVWGIYDGRLPILMVTDLEMIKSIMVKDCFSTFTNRRETNADLAGPFSDGITVVKDERWKRIRASLSPYFTSGRLKEIFPIAVTHADRFIKNMQKRDHEQAIKIKEVVAPYSLDVVTSSSFSVDIDSINNADDPFVTNIKKFFQFNLFSPIILLLTLFPSVANILGKMGISLFSRSSMDFFYNALRKIKDEHNKKSDGRVDFLKLMIQSQISDDQAKDSTSDQPVKGLTDHEILSQSFVFILGGYETTSTTLTFLLYNLATNPDSLEKLVEEIDTNFPLDSSITYDALMKMDYLEMAINESMRLLPTAPRLERSCKKTVEINGVTIPKDTLVGIPTYVLCRDPQLWDSPDEFRPERFSPDSKSEVNQYAFMPFGLGPRNCIGMRFALMIMKLLVVKLLQNFTVETCKETQIPLELNVIFQPKVPITLKLIPRSHKENQ; encoded by the exons ATGATTGACTTCCCTCCTCTGTCTGTGACCTGGACCCTGGTGGTTCTGGTCATAACTCTCCTGTTTAT TTACGGTGTTTGGCCACATGGATTTTTCAAAAAACTGGGAATTCCAGGACCAAGACCTTGGCCTTTCGTTGGCACATTTCTCTCATACACTAAA gGTTTGTGCAATTTTGATATGGAGTGTGCTAAGAAGTATGGAAAAGTTTGGGG GATTTATGATGGAAGACTCCCAATACTAATGGTCACTGATCTGGAAATGATCAAATCAATTATGGTGAAAGACTGTTTTTCTACCTTCACTAACAGAAGG GAGACAAATGCAGACTTGGCCGGCCCCTTTTCTGATGGAATAACTGTAGTTAAAGATGAGAGATGGAAACGAATCCGAGCTTCACTCTCTCCATATTTCACAAGTGGGCGACTAAAAGAG aTATTTCCCATAGCTGTGACGCATGCAGAtcgttttattaaaaatatgcaaaagcGAGACCATGAGCAggcaattaaaataaaaga AGTTGTTGCTCCATACAGTTTGGATGTCGTCACCAGCTCCTCCTTTAGCGTTGACATTGACTCCATAAACAACGCAGATGATCCTTTCGTCACTAACATCAAGAAATTTTTTCAGTTCAATCTGTTCAGTCCTATTATTCTGCTTCTAA CATTATTTCCCTCTGTTGCAAATATTTTGGGGAAAATGGGTATAAGTCTTTTTTCAAGGTCGTCTATGGATTTTTTCTACAATGCCCTGAGAAAGATTAAAGATGAGCACAACAAGAAATCAGAT GGTCGAGTAGATTTTCTGAAGCTCATGATCCAGAGTCAAATATCTGATGATCAAGCTAAGGACTCCACGAGTGACCAACCAGTAAAAG GACTAACAGACCATGAGATTCTCTCCCAGTCCTTCGTTTTCATCCTTGGAGGTTATGAGACCACAAGCACCACTCTCACTTTCCTCCTCTATAATCTAGCGACTAATCCAGACAGCCTGGAAAAGCTGGTTGAGGAGATCGACACAAACTTCCCTCTTGAT tcTTCCATCACATATGATGCATTGATGAAAATGGATTACTTGGAAATGGCCATCAACGAATCAATGCGTCTCCTTCCCACGGCCCCGCGCTTGGAGCGGTCCTGTAAGAAGACCGTGGAGATCAATGGCGTGACAATACCAAAAGACACTCTGGTTGGAATTCCTACATATGTTTTATGCCGTGACCCACAGCTTTGGGATTCTCCTGATGAGTTCAGGCCGGAGAG ATTCAGCCCAGACAGTAAATCAGAGGTTAACCAGTACGCTTTCATGCCTTTTGGACTCGGACCTCGAAATTGCATTGGAATGAGATTTGCCCTAATGATCATGAAACTTCTTGTTGTGAAGCTTCTTCAGAACTTCACTGTGGAGACATGTAAAGAGACACAG atACCTCTAGAGCTGAATGTTATTTTCCAGCCAAAGGTTCCCATCACACTGAAGCTCATACCAAGATCTCACAAGGAAAACCAATAA